CGACGCCGAAGTGATCGCCGCCGCCGACGAGCGCGGGATCGCGCTCGTCTTCTCAACCTACCGGTACTTTTTGCACTAGCCTCATGATCGTGAACTTTATCCTCCGCCTCGTCGGCTACGCGCTCTTGCTCGGGCTGTCCGCGTATGCGTTCCAAACGCTGTGGACGAACGACGGCCTCGACGCCGTCGGCCGCCTCCACTCGTTCCACGACAAGACGATCCTCGCGCTGCGCGTCGCCCCGCTCGTCCTCGCAGTGATCGGCTTCGGCCCGCTCCGCGCGCTCGCGATCTTCCTCGGCTTCTTCCTTGCGGCCGCAGCGCTCACCGCACCCTTCGTCGTGCTGCGCGTCGCGGGGGTCTAGCGCCGCGGGAACTTTCCGGCGGCGTATAAAAGGCGGCCGCATGCTCGGTCGCATCATTCTTTCCGCCGTGCTGGTGCTGGGCGTCGCCGCCGGAGCGGCCGGCGCATCCACACGAGGATACGGCATCGGCTCCGGCGTCTCCGATCCGGTCCCGTTGGAACGCGGCGTCACGATCCTCTGGCACGGAAAGTGCCGGGTCGACGGCGGGATCAAGACGCAGAGCGGCGCGCCGGTGAAGGCGTGGGACTTCTGGCAGGAGATCTTCCAGACCGGTGCCCCGACCTGGCTGCAGGCGCACACGCATCACGGCGCCGAGTGCATCATGAACGTGCAGGGCGTGACCAGCTGGTGGTTCGCGCACCGCGGCGATGCGCCGGATTCTGCGCCGACGATCGTCCCCGTTCACCGCGGTGAGACCGTCTACACCGTCCAAGGCCGCGTCCACACCGCCGGCGACGTCGGTCCCGAGAAGCAGGCGTACCTCGGGATCCACGTGCTCGAGCAAGGTTCGAACTTCAACTATCCCGTGGACGATCCGAGCGCGCCGCCGCAATCGAAGACCGAGCCGGTCTCGATCTTCAAGAACGAGCTGCAGTACCAAGTGCCGAGCAAAGGGACGTTCACGATCTACAATCAGATCATTTCGATGTCCCCGAACGAGACCTATCACATCTTCAAGTTCAACCAGCTCGGCTACTACACGGTCTTCGAGGGCGGCGCGATGCTGAACGTCCCCGGCCGCCGCCCCGAGCCGATGGCAAAGGGCAAGATGGTGCTCATCCCGCGCGAAACCGCCGCAACGATCACGACGCGCGGAAACGCATTGCTAGCGGTGACACAGCTCCGCTAGCCGTTTCCCCGCCGCGCACTACGCACGTCGCTGGTGCCGTGCACTCCAATTGGCAGTGACGGCGCGCACGTTCTCGCTGACGATCGCGTCGCGTTCGGCTTTCGTCACAAATGCTCGAAACGAGATCAGCGAGCGCATGACCTGACCGCGTTGTGAAGGTTCGGTCAGAGCTCGTCGCACGCTTTCAGGTCCGGCGTCAAACGCGGTGTCCCAAAGGCGAAAATATCGGCTGTTGCCGCGGCGGCTCAGCCGGTCGAGATCGGCGCGAAAGCGCCGCAGCGTTTCTTCCGTCACCCGCGTCGCGGCAAGCTGCCCCATCCGAAGCGCGATCATGTCGTTCGGCTGATAGAGCGCAGTCGCGTCCGCTGGCGAGGTATCGTCGAAGTTCATCGGGTTTCCGGCTCGATACTGCGCGAAGGTGCCTGGAGGCCTGCTGCGCGGGCGCATCCGCTTGGGTTTGGGGCGGGTCTCGCTTACGTGTCTCGGTCGGTGCAGAACCTGGTTTTCGTCCTCCTCGTCGGGCTGGGCTGGGGGCTGCTGGGGCCTGCGAGCAAGGTGCTGTTTGCGGCGGAGCCGGGCGCCTTTGACGGAATCACCCTCGCGGTCGCGCGGGTGGCCTGGGCGCTGCCGCTCTTTCTGATCGTGCTCGGGGCGGCGTGGCGGATCGAGCCGCCGCGGCTCGGTCGGCGCAGCTGGCTCGCGGTGATCGGCGCGGGGATCATCTTCGGGCCGTTCATCACGGTGGTGTTCTCGGTCGCCGCGCAGCACACGTCGGTCGCGCACATCTCGTTTCTCATCGGGCTTTCGCCGGTGACGAACACCGCGGTCGCAGCGCTCGTCTTTCGCACCGCGCTCGACCGGCGCGCCATCGTCGCGCTGGTGCTCGGCGTCGCCGGCGTCGCGCTGCTTGCCGCCGGTCACAGCAGCGACCGTTCGGCGTTCTTCGGCGACCTGCTCATGGTGCTGTGGCTGATCGGCTTCGCGGCGTACGCGTGTTTGGTGCGCTTCGTCGGCGTGCGGATCAATCCGACGACCTTGATCGCGTTCGTCGGCGCGATCGCGATGGCGGCGACGCTGGTTCCGGGCGTGGCGCTCGGATACGGCGGCGCGATCGCGCACGTCGCGGACTCGCCGGCGATCGCGTGGTGGTTCTTCGGCGAAGTCGTCGTCGGCTCGACGATGGTCGCGCAGACGGCCTACGCCGCAGCCGTGCGGCGGCTCGGCGTCGCGGTGGCGACGATCGGCGCGGAGTACAGCGCGCTCGCGGTCGGGATCGTCGCCTCGCTCGCCGCGCACGAGACGTGGACGATTCTCACGGTCGTCGCCGGGCTGATCCTGTGCGGCGCGCTGACGGTCACGTTCGCGCCGATCCCCGGCCTTGCGCCGCGGGCGCGGGAAGAGCGCGCTGCCTCCGCGTAGCTTCCTCGGATGCCGCGCTACCTGCACACCTCGATCTTCGTCAACGACATGGCCGAGTCGATCGACTTCTACACCGGCAAGCTCGGCCTCAAGCTGCTCGGCGGCCCGCACCACTATCCGGGCAACGCCGACATGGCGTTCGTCGGCGCCGACTGGAACTCGTACATCGAGCTGGTCTACGACTTGGAAGAGCACCCGCCGTACGCGATCGGCAACCGCTACGAACACCTCGCGCTCGAAGTCGACGGCGATCTTCCGGACGTGATCGAGAAGCTGCGCGGGCAGGGCGTGAAGATCGTCAAGGAGCCGAAGAAGTCCCCGGGCGGGACGCGCGCGATCGCGTTCGTCGAAGACCCGAACGGAATTCCGGTCGAGCTGCTCGAGCCGCGCGAGGGTCCGGTAACCTAGTGAACCCGCTCTCCGCGCCGCGCGGTACCCAAGATATTTATCCGCCCACGTCCGCGGCGTGGAACCGGTTCGAAGCCGACTGCCGCGACCTCGCGCAGCGCTTCGGCTACGGCGAGATCCGCACGCCGATCTTCGAGGCGACGGAGCTGTTCGCGCGCGGGGTCGGCGAGACGACGGACATCGTCGAGAAAGAGATGTACACCTTTCTCGACAAGGGCGGGCGCAGCATGACGCTGCGCCCGGAGCTGACGGCGGGCGTCGTGCGCGCGCTGCTCGAGCACAAGCTGCTCGCGCAGGGACCGCAGCGGCTGTACTATCTCGGTCCGTTCTTTCGCTACGAGCGCCCGCAAGCGGGGCGCTACCGGCAAGCGAACCAGTTCGGCGTCGAGTGCTTCGGCGTGCCGGGACCCGAAGCCGACGTCGAGGTTATTCAGATCGCCGCGATGCTGCTCGCGCGCTACGCGATCAGCGACGCCGTGCTGAACGTCAACACCGTCGGCGACAAGGTGTGCCGACCGGTCTACCGGCAGGCGCTGCTCGATCACTTCCGGCCGCACGCCGCCGAGCTGAGCGCCGACTCGCAGCGCCGCCTCGAGCGCAACCCGCTGCGCATCCTCGACTCGAAAGACCCGCGGGACGCGCCGTTCGTCGCCGGCGCGCCGACGATGATCGAGTACTTGTGCCCCGAGTGCCGCGCGCACTTCGACGCGCTACGCGCGTATCTCGACGCGCTCGGGATCGCGTACGTCGTCAACCCGCGAATCGTGCGCGGGCTCGACTACTACACGCGCACGGTGTTCGAGTTCGTCTCCTCGGTGATCGGCTCGCAGAGCACGGTCTGCGGCGGCGGCCGCTACGACGGGCTCGTCGAGGAGCTCGGCGGACCCCCGACGCCGGGGGTCGGTTTTGGATTGGGGATCGAGCGCTTCTTGATGATGGTCGAGAAGCTGGCCGGCGAGCACGCGCCGCGGCGGCGCGGGGTGCAGGCGATCGCGCTCGGCGAGGCGGCGCGCGCGCGCTTGGTGCCGATCGTCGGCGCGCTGCGCGAGGCGTCGGCGGAGCCGACGTTCGCGGATTGGCAGAACCGCAAGCTGACGGCGCATTTCAAGACCGCCGACCGCAACAACGCGCGCTGGGCGCTGATTCTGGGCGACGACGAGCTGGCAAGCGGCGAGATCGTACTGCGCGACTTGGTCGCGCGCAGCGACCGCCGGCTTCCCA
The sequence above is a segment of the Candidatus Eremiobacterota bacterium genome. Coding sequences within it:
- a CDS encoding DMT family transporter codes for the protein MQNLVFVLLVGLGWGLLGPASKVLFAAEPGAFDGITLAVARVAWALPLFLIVLGAAWRIEPPRLGRRSWLAVIGAGIIFGPFITVVFSVAAQHTSVAHISFLIGLSPVTNTAVAALVFRTALDRRAIVALVLGVAGVALLAAGHSSDRSAFFGDLLMVLWLIGFAAYACLVRFVGVRINPTTLIAFVGAIAMAATLVPGVALGYGGAIAHVADSPAIAWWFFGEVVVGSTMVAQTAYAAAVRRLGVAVATIGAEYSALAVGIVASLAAHETWTILTVVAGLILCGALTVTFAPIPGLAPRAREERAASA
- a CDS encoding VOC family protein; translated protein: MPRYLHTSIFVNDMAESIDFYTGKLGLKLLGGPHHYPGNADMAFVGADWNSYIELVYDLEEHPPYAIGNRYEHLALEVDGDLPDVIEKLRGQGVKIVKEPKKSPGGTRAIAFVEDPNGIPVELLEPREGPVT
- a CDS encoding histidine--tRNA ligase, with protein sequence MNPLSAPRGTQDIYPPTSAAWNRFEADCRDLAQRFGYGEIRTPIFEATELFARGVGETTDIVEKEMYTFLDKGGRSMTLRPELTAGVVRALLEHKLLAQGPQRLYYLGPFFRYERPQAGRYRQANQFGVECFGVPGPEADVEVIQIAAMLLARYAISDAVLNVNTVGDKVCRPVYRQALLDHFRPHAAELSADSQRRLERNPLRILDSKDPRDAPFVAGAPTMIEYLCPECRAHFDALRAYLDALGIAYVVNPRIVRGLDYYTRTVFEFVSSVIGSQSTVCGGGRYDGLVEELGGPPTPGVGFGLGIERFLMMVEKLAGEHAPRRRGVQAIALGEAARARLVPIVGALREASAEPTFADWQNRKLTAHFKTADRNNARWALILGDDELASGEIVLRDLVARSDRRLPMAGPAAEVARVLVEATG